The Nocardioides campestrisoli genome includes a window with the following:
- a CDS encoding DNA-3-methyladenine glycosylase 2 — protein MSTSTQRAAGLDHESCYRAVRSRDRRFDGVFYTAVRTTGIYCRPSCPARTPAPANVTFHPTAAAAQAAGYRACKRCVPDATPGSPDWDVAADVAGRAMRLIADGVVDRQGVSGLAADLGYSPRHLTRLLVEELGAGPLALARAHRAQTARVLIESSPLGFADVAFAAGFSSVRQFNDTVREVYATTPTQLRGRRHAPAAADGTVALRLAVRTPFAGRALLAFLARRAVPGVEAVDGSTYSRTLRLPRGPGVVSLRLEDLDRPGTAFVPATFALTDLRDTGAAVERVRRLLDADCDPLGVADALLDDPVLGPLLTAVPGLRVPGHVDGDELAVRAVLGQQVTVGAARTLAGRLVAAHGEQIAAPDAGPVPGLTHLFPSAQALATLDPETVAVPRARGRALAGLCQALAEGRVRLDRGADRDDVRESLLALPGIGPWTADYVAMRALGHPDRFLPTDTGTRAALRRLGQDPGRAETLAEAWRPWRSYAQMLLWHSLAVPEEV, from the coding sequence ATGAGCACCAGCACCCAGCGAGCCGCGGGACTCGACCACGAGTCCTGCTACCGCGCGGTCCGGAGCCGGGACCGGCGCTTCGACGGGGTCTTCTACACCGCGGTGCGGACCACCGGGATCTACTGCCGGCCCTCCTGCCCCGCGCGCACCCCCGCGCCGGCCAACGTCACCTTCCACCCGACGGCCGCGGCCGCCCAGGCGGCGGGCTACCGGGCCTGCAAGCGGTGCGTGCCGGACGCGACCCCCGGCTCCCCGGACTGGGACGTCGCGGCGGACGTCGCCGGACGCGCCATGCGGCTGATCGCCGACGGGGTGGTCGACCGTCAGGGCGTGTCGGGGCTCGCGGCCGACCTGGGGTACAGCCCCCGGCACCTCACCCGGCTGCTGGTCGAGGAGCTGGGTGCGGGACCGCTCGCACTCGCCCGGGCGCACCGGGCCCAGACGGCGCGGGTCCTGATCGAGAGCTCGCCGCTGGGGTTCGCCGACGTGGCCTTCGCGGCCGGGTTCTCCAGCGTCCGGCAGTTCAACGACACCGTCCGCGAGGTGTACGCCACCACGCCGACCCAGCTCCGCGGTCGACGGCACGCGCCGGCCGCCGCGGACGGGACCGTGGCGCTGCGGCTCGCGGTACGCACCCCGTTCGCCGGGCGGGCGCTGCTCGCCTTCCTCGCGCGCCGGGCGGTGCCCGGTGTGGAGGCGGTCGACGGCTCGACGTACTCGCGGACCCTGCGGCTGCCGCGCGGCCCCGGTGTCGTCTCGCTGCGGCTCGAGGACCTGGACCGCCCCGGCACCGCGTTCGTGCCCGCCACCTTCGCCCTCACCGACCTGCGTGACACCGGCGCCGCCGTGGAGCGCGTACGCCGGCTGCTCGACGCGGACTGCGACCCGCTGGGCGTCGCGGACGCACTGCTGGACGACCCCGTGCTCGGCCCGCTGCTGACGGCGGTCCCGGGGCTCCGGGTGCCGGGCCACGTGGACGGTGACGAGCTCGCGGTCCGGGCCGTGCTGGGCCAGCAGGTCACCGTGGGGGCCGCTCGCACGCTGGCGGGGCGGCTGGTGGCCGCGCACGGCGAGCAGATCGCCGCCCCAGACGCCGGTCCCGTCCCCGGCCTGACCCACCTGTTCCCCTCGGCCCAGGCGCTGGCCACGCTCGACCCGGAGACTGTGGCGGTGCCCCGGGCCCGGGGCAGGGCGCTGGCCGGCCTGTGCCAGGCCCTGGCCGAGGGGCGGGTGCGGCTGGACCGGGGCGCGGACCGCGACGACGTGCGGGAGTCCCTGCTCGCCCTGCCCGGGATCGGCCCGTGGACGGCCGACTACGTCGCCATGCGGGCGCTGGGCCACCCCGACCGGTTCCTGCCCACCGACACCGGGACGAGGGCTGCGCTGCGCCGTCTCGGCCAGGACCCGGGCCGGGCCGAGACGCTCGCCGAGGCCTGGCGCCCGTGGCGCTCGTACGCCCAGATGCTGCTGTGGCACAGCCTTGCCGTGCCCGAGGAGGTATGA
- a CDS encoding methylated-DNA--[protein]-cysteine S-methyltransferase, producing MWTVTDSPVGELRLSEQDDALVAIEFSPFRPLGLGEPRGERADDHPLLAEAVRQLAAYFAGELRDFDLPLAPAGSEFQLRVWAALTEIGYGETASYGEVALRLGHTHVASRAVGTANGRNPIPIVIPCHRVIGSTGTLTGYAGGLERKRLLLDLEQECLQAPLF from the coding sequence ATGTGGACCGTGACCGACTCCCCGGTGGGGGAGCTGCGCCTGAGCGAGCAGGACGACGCCCTGGTGGCGATCGAGTTCTCGCCGTTCCGCCCGCTCGGCCTGGGCGAGCCCAGGGGCGAGCGAGCCGACGACCATCCGCTGCTGGCCGAGGCGGTGCGACAGCTGGCGGCGTACTTCGCCGGGGAGCTGCGCGACTTCGACCTGCCGCTGGCGCCGGCCGGCAGCGAGTTCCAGCTCCGGGTCTGGGCCGCCCTGACCGAGATCGGCTACGGCGAGACCGCCTCCTACGGCGAGGTCGCCCTCCGGCTGGGGCACACCCACGTGGCCTCGCGAGCCGTGGGCACGGCCAACGGGCGCAACCCGATCCCGATCGTCATCCCGTGTCACCGGGTGATCGGGTCGACCGGGACGCTCACCGGCTACGCCGGCGGGCTGGAGCGCAAGCGTCTGCTGCTCGACCTGGAGCAGGAGTGCCTCCAGGCCCCGCTCTTCTAG
- a CDS encoding IclR family transcriptional regulator: MDNSSGVGVLDKAALVLAALEAGPATLAGLVAGTGLARPTAHRLAVALEHHRLVARDMQGRFVLGPRLAELSAAAGEDRLLAAAGPVLARLRDITGESAQLWRRQGEHRVCVAAAERPSGLRDTIPVGSQLTMRAGSAAQVLLAWEDPERMHRGLQNAAYSATALSGIRRRGWAQSVGEREQGVASVSAPVRSPGGKIIAAVSVSGPLERLSRQPGRMHAPAVLAAAERLSESLRRAAAD, encoded by the coding sequence ATGGACAACTCAAGCGGAGTCGGGGTGCTCGACAAGGCCGCCCTTGTGCTCGCCGCCCTGGAGGCCGGACCTGCCACGCTCGCCGGCCTGGTCGCCGGCACGGGACTGGCCCGACCCACGGCGCACCGTCTCGCCGTCGCCCTGGAGCACCACCGGCTGGTGGCCCGGGACATGCAAGGGCGCTTCGTGCTGGGGCCGCGGCTCGCCGAGCTCTCCGCCGCCGCCGGTGAGGACCGTCTCCTCGCCGCCGCAGGGCCGGTGCTGGCCCGGCTGCGCGACATCACCGGCGAGTCCGCCCAGCTCTGGCGCCGCCAGGGCGAGCACCGCGTCTGCGTGGCCGCAGCCGAGCGGCCCAGCGGGCTGCGCGACACCATCCCCGTCGGCTCGCAGCTGACCATGCGGGCCGGCTCCGCGGCCCAGGTGCTGCTGGCCTGGGAGGACCCGGAGCGGATGCACCGGGGCCTGCAGAACGCCGCGTACTCGGCCACCGCGCTCTCCGGCATCCGCCGGCGCGGCTGGGCCCAGAGCGTCGGCGAGCGCGAGCAGGGCGTGGCGTCGGTCTCGGCGCCGGTCCGCTCCCCCGGCGGCAAGATCATCGCGGCCGTCTCCGTCTCCGGTCCGCTGGAGCGACTCTCCCGTCAGCCCGGCCGGATGCACGCCCCGGCCGTGCTCGCCGCGGCCGAGCGGCTCTCGGAGTCGCTGCGCCGCGCTGCCGCGGACTGA
- the leuC gene encoding 3-isopropylmalate dehydratase large subunit, with amino-acid sequence MGKTLAEKVWDAHVVRSAEGEPDLLYIDLHLIHEVTSPQAFDGLRLANRTVRRPDLTLATEDHNVPTLDWDKPIADPVSRTQVETLRKNAAEFGVRLHPLGDIEQGIVHVVGPQLGLTQPGMTIVCGDSHTSTHGAFGAIAFGIGTSEVEHVLATQTLTQARPKTMAVTVNGSLPEGVTAKDLVLTLIAHTGTGGGQGYIVEYRGQAIEELSMEARMTVCNMSIEWGAKAGMIAPDQTTFDYLQGKPEAPQGADWDAAVESWRTLVTDEDAVFDEEIVLDASTMTPFVTWGTNPGQGVPLGGQVPSPEEYDDEGDRLTTRKALEYMGLEAGTPMREVKVDTVFVGSCTNGRIEDLRLAASILDGRRVAEDTRLLVVPGSARVRLQAEAEGLDRVFVAAGAEWRGAGCSMCLGMNPDQLAPGERSASTSNRNFEGRQGKGGRTHLVSVPVAAATAVRGTLSSPADLEPVLAGTSKES; translated from the coding sequence ATGGGCAAGACCCTGGCCGAGAAGGTGTGGGACGCGCACGTCGTCCGGAGTGCCGAGGGTGAGCCTGACCTGCTCTACATCGACCTCCACCTCATCCACGAGGTGACCAGTCCGCAGGCCTTCGACGGGCTGCGCCTGGCGAACCGCACGGTGCGCCGTCCGGACCTGACGCTGGCCACCGAGGACCACAACGTCCCCACCCTGGACTGGGACAAGCCGATCGCCGACCCCGTCAGCCGCACCCAGGTCGAGACGCTGCGCAAGAACGCCGCCGAGTTCGGCGTGCGGCTGCACCCCCTCGGCGACATCGAGCAGGGGATCGTCCACGTGGTCGGCCCGCAGCTGGGCCTGACCCAGCCGGGCATGACCATCGTCTGCGGCGACAGCCACACCTCCACGCACGGCGCCTTCGGTGCGATCGCCTTCGGCATCGGCACCTCCGAGGTCGAGCACGTGCTGGCCACCCAGACGCTGACCCAGGCGCGGCCCAAGACCATGGCGGTGACCGTCAACGGCAGCCTGCCGGAGGGCGTCACCGCGAAGGACCTGGTGCTGACCCTGATCGCGCACACCGGCACCGGCGGCGGCCAGGGCTACATCGTGGAGTACCGCGGCCAGGCCATCGAGGAGCTCTCCATGGAGGCTCGGATGACCGTGTGCAACATGTCGATCGAGTGGGGCGCCAAGGCCGGCATGATCGCCCCCGACCAGACCACGTTCGACTACCTGCAGGGCAAGCCCGAGGCGCCCCAGGGCGCCGACTGGGACGCGGCCGTGGAGAGCTGGCGGACGCTGGTCACCGACGAGGACGCGGTCTTCGACGAGGAGATCGTGCTGGACGCCAGCACGATGACCCCGTTCGTCACCTGGGGCACCAACCCCGGCCAGGGCGTGCCCCTGGGCGGGCAGGTCCCGAGCCCCGAGGAGTACGACGACGAGGGCGACCGGCTCACCACCCGCAAGGCGCTGGAGTACATGGGCCTGGAGGCCGGCACCCCGATGCGCGAGGTGAAGGTCGACACCGTCTTCGTCGGCTCCTGCACCAACGGCCGGATCGAGGACCTGCGGCTCGCCGCCTCGATCCTGGACGGACGCCGGGTTGCCGAGGACACCCGCCTGCTCGTCGTCCCCGGCTCGGCCCGGGTGCGACTGCAGGCCGAGGCCGAGGGCCTCGACCGGGTCTTCGTCGCCGCGGGCGCGGAGTGGCGCGGCGCGGGCTGCTCGATGTGCCTGGGCATGAACCCCGACCAGCTCGCCCCCGGCGAGCGCAGCGCGTCGACCTCCAACCGCAACTTCGAGGGTCGCCAGGGCAAGGGGGGACGTACCCACCTGGTCTCGGTGCCCGTCGCCGCCGCCACCGCGGTGCGCGGCACCCTGTCCTCACCGGCCGACCTGGAGCCGGTGCTCGCCGGCACGAGCAAGGAGTCCTGA
- the leuD gene encoding 3-isopropylmalate dehydratase small subunit codes for MEKFTTHTGVGVPLRRTNVDTDQIIPAVYLKRVTRSGFEDGLFAAWRRDESFVLNQPAYAQGSVLVAGPDFGTGSSREHAVWALQNYGFKAVISPRFADIFRGNSGKAGLVAAQVDENVVQRLWELLESQPGAQVTVDLEARTVSAGEGPDAIVDSFDIDDYTRWRLLEGLDDIGITLGHADEIAAFEETRPSWKPATL; via the coding sequence GTGGAGAAGTTCACCACCCACACCGGTGTCGGCGTCCCGCTGCGCCGGACCAACGTCGACACCGACCAGATCATCCCGGCGGTCTACCTCAAGCGTGTGACCCGCTCGGGCTTCGAGGACGGCCTCTTCGCGGCCTGGCGCCGCGACGAGTCGTTCGTGCTCAACCAGCCGGCGTACGCCCAGGGCTCGGTGCTCGTCGCCGGCCCGGACTTCGGCACCGGCTCCTCGCGCGAGCACGCCGTCTGGGCGCTGCAGAACTACGGGTTCAAGGCGGTCATCTCGCCGCGGTTCGCCGACATCTTCCGGGGCAACTCCGGCAAGGCCGGTCTGGTGGCCGCCCAGGTCGACGAGAACGTCGTGCAGCGGCTCTGGGAGCTGCTGGAGTCCCAGCCCGGTGCCCAGGTCACGGTCGACCTCGAGGCCCGCACCGTCAGCGCCGGCGAGGGGCCGGACGCGATCGTCGACAGCTTCGACATCGACGACTACACCCGGTGGCGGCTGCTCGAGGGGCTCGACGACATCGGGATCACCCTGGGCCACGCGGACGAGATCGCGGCCTTCGAGGAGACCCGTCCCAGCTGGAAGCCCGCGACCCTCTGA
- a CDS encoding HU family DNA-binding protein, whose translation MNKSQLIDALAARFEGNRKVAAHALESVLDTITREVARGEKVAITGFGSFEKRVRNARWVRNPQTGERMKSKKTSVPAFKAGQDLKNVVSGVKKLPKLTVARTAAPAGTAKKAASTSATKSAAATKSAAATTTAAKKSSTTTKKTTPAKKATTTPAKKATSTAKKTGATKKATAKKASTASASTSSTAKKASTSKKTTPAKKSATSTAKKSTTKKSATKAAKKA comes from the coding sequence GTGAACAAGTCACAGCTCATCGACGCGCTGGCAGCGCGGTTCGAGGGAAACCGGAAGGTCGCGGCGCACGCGCTCGAGTCCGTCCTGGACACGATCACCCGCGAGGTGGCCCGGGGCGAGAAGGTCGCGATCACCGGGTTCGGCTCTTTCGAGAAGAGGGTCCGCAACGCTCGCTGGGTCCGTAACCCGCAGACCGGGGAGCGGATGAAGTCGAAGAAGACCTCCGTGCCCGCGTTCAAGGCCGGCCAGGACCTCAAGAACGTCGTCTCCGGCGTCAAGAAGCTGCCCAAGCTCACGGTGGCCAGGACTGCTGCCCCCGCGGGCACGGCGAAGAAGGCGGCGAGCACCTCCGCCACCAAGAGCGCAGCCGCCACCAAGAGCGCGGCCGCCACCACGACGGCGGCCAAGAAGTCGTCCACCACGACCAAGAAGACGACCCCGGCGAAGAAGGCCACGACGACCCCGGCCAAGAAGGCCACCAGTACGGCGAAGAAGACGGGCGCGACGAAGAAGGCCACGGCGAAGAAGGCCTCGACCGCGTCCGCGTCGACGAGCAGCACGGCCAAGAAGGCCAGCACCAGCAAGAAGACGACGCCGGCGAAGAAGTCCGCGACGAGCACCGCGAAGAAGTCGACCACGAAGAAGTCCGCGACCAAGGCCGCCAAGAAGGCCTGA
- a CDS encoding lysophospholipid acyltransferase family protein, with product MRGSSWRRGQGWGFVVGNIILRPTFLLSSTHTWIDGEKIPREGGCILVVNHLSHLDPLVIAHFVYDQHRLPRYLAKAALFRSNRFVAGVLRSTRQIPVERLTTHAVSAYDAAVAAVRAGDCVVVYPEGTLTRDPDLWPMRGKTGAARIALATGAPVIPIAHWGAQELLPPYSTRPRPWPRKHLTVKVGDPVALEDLRARAEQPGVVQEATDRIMTALVRVLEEVRGEKAPTDRFDPAKAGVRLIGNPHPHEPRKKKRKT from the coding sequence GTGCGGGGTAGCAGCTGGAGGCGCGGACAGGGCTGGGGCTTCGTCGTCGGCAACATCATCCTGCGGCCCACGTTCCTGCTCAGCTCCACCCACACCTGGATCGACGGGGAGAAGATCCCCCGCGAGGGCGGCTGCATCCTGGTGGTCAACCATCTGTCCCACCTCGACCCCCTGGTGATCGCGCACTTCGTCTATGACCAGCACCGGCTGCCGCGCTACCTGGCCAAGGCCGCGCTCTTCAGGTCCAACCGGTTCGTCGCCGGGGTGCTGCGCTCGACCCGGCAGATCCCCGTCGAGCGGCTCACCACCCACGCGGTCAGTGCGTACGACGCCGCGGTGGCGGCCGTGCGCGCAGGTGACTGCGTCGTGGTCTACCCGGAGGGGACGCTGACCCGCGACCCCGACCTGTGGCCGATGCGCGGCAAGACCGGCGCCGCCAGGATCGCCCTGGCCACCGGGGCGCCCGTGATCCCGATCGCGCACTGGGGGGCGCAGGAGCTGCTGCCGCCGTACTCCACCAGGCCCCGGCCCTGGCCGCGCAAGCACCTCACCGTCAAGGTGGGCGACCCCGTCGCCCTCGAGGACCTGCGGGCCCGCGCCGAGCAGCCGGGCGTGGTGCAGGAGGCCACGGACCGCATCATGACGGCGCTCGTCCGGGTGCTCGAGGAGGTGCGGGGGGAGAAGGCGCCCACGGACCGGTTCGATCCCGCCAAGGCCGGCGTGCGGCTGATAGGCAATCCTCATCCGCACGAGCCGCGCAAGAAGAAGAGGAAGACATGA
- a CDS encoding NAD(P)H-dependent glycerol-3-phosphate dehydrogenase: MTKVAVFSAGSWGTAFAVVLADAGNDVVLWARREELVTAINRDHENPDYLPGVQLPQGVTATSDPAKALAEAEVVVFATPSQSFRENLTTWAPLIPSDAVMVSLMKGVELGTLKRMSEVIAEVTGAGPERIAVVSGPNLAKEISRREPAASVVACADEEVARRLQAMCHSPAFRPYTSTDVLGCELGGAYKNVVALAVGMAVGLGFGDNTTASVITRGLAETARLATALGANPLTLMGLAGLGDLVATCSSPLSRNRTFGERLGQGMTTEEIYASTSQVAEGAKSCASLRALAEAHGVDAPIAAHVDDVVAGRSDAYAMMNAFIARDTKAETD, translated from the coding sequence ATGACCAAGGTCGCAGTGTTCAGTGCCGGCTCCTGGGGGACGGCGTTCGCGGTGGTGCTCGCCGACGCCGGCAACGACGTCGTCCTGTGGGCCCGGCGCGAGGAGCTGGTGACGGCGATCAACCGGGACCACGAGAACCCCGACTACCTCCCGGGGGTGCAGCTCCCGCAGGGCGTCACCGCCACCAGCGACCCCGCCAAGGCGCTCGCCGAGGCCGAGGTCGTGGTCTTCGCCACGCCCTCCCAGTCGTTCCGGGAGAACCTGACCACCTGGGCCCCGCTGATCCCCTCGGACGCGGTGATGGTGAGCCTGATGAAGGGCGTCGAGCTCGGGACGCTGAAGCGGATGAGCGAGGTCATCGCCGAGGTGACCGGCGCCGGTCCGGAGCGGATCGCGGTGGTCAGCGGCCCCAACCTCGCCAAGGAGATCTCCCGGCGTGAGCCCGCAGCCTCCGTGGTCGCGTGCGCCGACGAGGAGGTGGCGCGGCGGCTGCAGGCGATGTGCCACTCGCCGGCGTTCCGGCCCTACACCTCCACCGACGTCCTCGGCTGCGAGCTGGGCGGGGCCTACAAGAACGTCGTCGCGCTCGCCGTGGGGATGGCCGTCGGTCTCGGCTTCGGCGACAACACCACCGCGTCGGTGATCACCCGGGGGCTCGCGGAGACCGCGCGCCTGGCGACCGCGCTCGGCGCCAACCCGCTGACCCTGATGGGTCTGGCCGGTCTCGGCGACCTGGTCGCCACCTGCTCCTCGCCGCTCTCGCGCAACCGCACCTTCGGGGAGCGGCTCGGCCAGGGGATGACCACCGAGGAGATCTACGCCTCGACCTCGCAGGTGGCCGAAGGCGCCAAGTCCTGCGCCTCGTTGCGGGCGCTCGCCGAGGCCCACGGGGTCGACGCGCCCATCGCCGCGCACGTGGACGACGTGGTCGCGGGCCGCAGCGACGCCTACGCGATGATGAACGCCTTCATCGCCCGGGACACCAAGGCCGAGACCGACTGA
- a CDS encoding Kelch repeat-containing protein, whose protein sequence is MLGAGLSVLVLAGCRTAPADPSADAARELRLGEAEPSGPAPAAGRWTRLPDSPLSPREAPAAAHVPTRTGDLAVFVGGYTGRPCPPTHDCAFAQGAYASDGAAYHLDSGTWQPVADAPRPVAAYSSTAVLDATLYVLTSDHLLAWDSTQDSWTELEPPRRPRGATLVADRHATRPRLLLASGGDENGVRPDQAYDPAAGTWSQLPADPLQPSFDRVLVSTPSGLVLVAKPLGADGGPEDPALVRGAVLPDGARTWQPLPSGGDQLGGWSWAWTGRRLVDPTPGGADGGKVNNFGRTIPYGGALDPVTGDWSPLAGTPAAYTGGWGVEALGGRHHAVQGWVYDDGDGGRSSDWTRLVRPVGAPPEPGRGVWVHDVLVVSGGADWDGLDDPDDWTARNVWSSGAWAYRPE, encoded by the coding sequence GTGCTCGGAGCCGGGCTGAGCGTGCTGGTGCTGGCGGGGTGCCGGACCGCCCCCGCAGACCCGAGTGCCGACGCGGCCCGAGAGCTCCGGCTCGGGGAGGCGGAGCCATCGGGTCCTGCACCCGCTGCCGGACGGTGGACGAGGCTCCCCGACAGCCCGCTGTCACCACGGGAGGCGCCCGCGGCCGCGCACGTCCCCACCCGGACCGGTGACCTGGCGGTGTTCGTCGGCGGCTACACGGGGCGCCCGTGCCCGCCCACCCACGACTGCGCCTTCGCCCAGGGCGCGTACGCCTCCGACGGCGCCGCCTACCATCTCGACAGCGGCACCTGGCAGCCCGTCGCGGACGCGCCCCGTCCGGTCGCGGCCTACTCCTCGACCGCTGTCCTCGACGCGACCCTCTACGTCCTGACCTCCGACCACCTGCTCGCCTGGGACTCGACGCAGGACTCCTGGACCGAGCTCGAGCCGCCGCGCCGGCCGCGCGGCGCGACCCTGGTCGCCGACCGCCACGCCACGCGACCGCGCCTCTTGCTCGCCTCGGGCGGCGACGAGAACGGCGTCCGTCCCGACCAGGCGTACGACCCCGCCGCCGGCACGTGGTCGCAGCTGCCGGCCGACCCGCTGCAGCCCTCCTTCGACCGCGTCCTCGTCTCCACGCCCAGCGGGCTGGTCCTGGTCGCGAAGCCGCTCGGCGCCGACGGTGGCCCCGAGGATCCTGCACTCGTCCGGGGCGCAGTCCTGCCGGACGGTGCGCGGACCTGGCAGCCGCTGCCATCCGGCGGGGACCAGCTCGGCGGCTGGTCCTGGGCCTGGACCGGTCGGCGCCTGGTCGACCCGACCCCCGGAGGTGCCGACGGAGGAAAGGTGAACAACTTCGGCCGCACCATCCCCTACGGCGGCGCCCTGGACCCCGTCACCGGCGACTGGTCACCGTTGGCGGGCACGCCTGCGGCGTACACGGGCGGCTGGGGCGTGGAGGCCCTCGGCGGGCGGCACCACGCCGTCCAGGGCTGGGTCTACGACGACGGCGACGGCGGCCGGAGCAGCGACTGGACGCGGCTGGTCCGGCCGGTCGGCGCCCCGCCCGAGCCCGGCCGGGGCGTGTGGGTCCACGACGTGCTGGTCGTCTCGGGCGGGGCAGACTGGGACGGCCTGGACGACCCGGACGACTGGACGGCGCGGAACGTCTGGTCGAGCGGCGCCTGGGCCTACCGCCCCGAGTGA
- a CDS encoding trans-sulfuration enzyme family protein, giving the protein MSSDASPDPRPTPSRSSEPLRASTLAVTAGRPAKVPDAPLNEPITMASTYVAGGDVEYGRYGNPTWSALEEALGALEGGRCLTFASGLAAVATVLDLVGQGAKVVAPRHSYTGTMGQLADLEARGRLRTQLVDVTDTAAVVEACADAALVWLESPTNPALELADIATITAAAHEAGAYVVVDNTFATPLLQKPLEDEVDLVVHSATKFLAGHSDVLMGAVCTRDDDLYAVLKGRRDLIGAVPGPFEAWLTLRGLRTLHLRVERSQANAQELVTRLREHPALSEVRYPGFGGIISIVLAEGAMAADLLVRKTGLWVHATSLGGVESTFERRRRWKVEPATIPDGLVRLSVGVEDVEDLWADLRRALDDLVL; this is encoded by the coding sequence ATGTCCAGCGATGCCTCCCCCGACCCGCGCCCGACCCCCAGCAGGAGCTCCGAGCCGCTGCGCGCCAGCACGCTCGCCGTCACGGCGGGCCGCCCCGCCAAGGTCCCGGACGCGCCGCTGAACGAGCCGATCACCATGGCGTCGACCTACGTCGCAGGTGGCGACGTGGAGTACGGGCGCTACGGCAACCCGACGTGGAGCGCGCTGGAGGAGGCCCTGGGCGCGCTGGAGGGCGGGCGCTGCCTGACCTTCGCCTCCGGCCTGGCCGCGGTGGCCACCGTGCTCGACCTCGTCGGCCAGGGGGCGAAGGTGGTGGCTCCGCGGCACTCCTACACCGGCACGATGGGCCAGCTGGCCGACCTCGAGGCCCGCGGCCGGCTGCGCACCCAGCTGGTGGACGTCACCGACACCGCGGCGGTCGTCGAGGCCTGCGCGGACGCCGCGCTGGTCTGGCTGGAGTCCCCCACCAACCCCGCACTCGAGCTCGCCGACATCGCCACGATCACCGCGGCCGCCCACGAGGCCGGCGCGTACGTGGTGGTCGACAACACCTTCGCCACCCCGCTGCTGCAGAAGCCGCTGGAGGACGAGGTCGACCTGGTGGTGCACTCGGCCACCAAGTTCCTGGCCGGGCACAGCGACGTGCTGATGGGCGCGGTCTGCACCCGCGACGACGACCTGTACGCCGTGCTGAAGGGCCGCCGGGACCTGATCGGTGCGGTCCCCGGCCCGTTCGAGGCCTGGCTGACGCTGCGCGGCCTGCGCACCCTGCACCTGCGGGTGGAGCGGTCCCAGGCCAACGCCCAGGAGCTGGTGACCCGGCTCCGGGAGCACCCGGCCCTCTCCGAGGTCCGCTACCCCGGCTTCGGCGGCATCATCAGCATCGTCCTGGCCGAGGGCGCCATGGCCGCCGACCTCCTGGTCCGCAAGACCGGACTGTGGGTGCACGCCACCTCACTCGGCGGCGTGGAGTCCACCTTCGAGCGTCGGCGGCGCTGGAAGGTGGAGCCGGCCACGATCCCGGACGGGCTGGTGCGGCTCTCGGTGGGCGTGGAGGACGTCGAGGACCTGTGGGCGGACCTGCGCCGGGCCCTGGACGACCTGGTGCTCTGA